In Desulfatiglans anilini DSM 4660, the following proteins share a genomic window:
- a CDS encoding lipocalin family protein, whose product MFAIFLAIAGCASLPEPKEANQPVPSVDLAEYMGRWYAVASLPAWFQRDCHCVKAEYSMMKDYVAVINSCRKGSPDAPMKVSTAKAFMVPGSNGAELRVQFFWPFKGDYWIIALDEDYRWAMVGHPSRKYLWIMSRTPGMDQDVYETLVGSAEAKGYPVHRLERIPQGCEPYDSTSASRGSSGSPAWQ is encoded by the coding sequence ATGTTTGCAATCTTTTTGGCGATTGCCGGCTGCGCCTCTTTGCCTGAGCCAAAGGAGGCGAATCAGCCGGTTCCATCCGTGGACCTCGCAGAATACATGGGCCGGTGGTATGCCGTTGCGTCTCTGCCGGCCTGGTTTCAGCGGGATTGCCACTGCGTGAAGGCGGAATATTCGATGATGAAGGACTATGTCGCCGTCATCAACTCCTGCCGTAAGGGGTCTCCCGACGCCCCCATGAAGGTGAGTACGGCCAAGGCCTTTATGGTGCCGGGGTCGAACGGCGCAGAACTCCGGGTCCAGTTCTTCTGGCCCTTCAAGGGCGACTACTGGATCATCGCGTTGGACGAGGATTACCGCTGGGCCATGGTCGGACATCCTTCCCGCAAATACCTCTGGATTATGAGCCGCACCCCTGGCATGGATCAGGACGTTTACGAGACATTGGTGGGTTCGGCTGAGGCGAAAGGGTATCCTGTGCATAGGCTCGAGCGCATCCCGCAGGGGTGTGAGCCATATGATTCGACCTCCGCATCAAGAGGCTCATCCGGTTCGCCGGCCTGGCAGTAA